One Microlunatus soli genomic window carries:
- a CDS encoding alpha/beta hydrolase family esterase → MSHTPSLTRPVRRLLGLIGTAVVITAVSAMPPVAATPTDHESPVTRHSSTGCGREPGQQPGSSSLQPLRSGGLDRSYQLHVPDDYSPDRSYPLIMVFHGRGKTGAQTEQFTGFDRQPAILVYPNGVIGEEDKQAWQGAPYARQGVDDVAFTADLMDQVESDYCIDLDRVFAAGKSNGAGFTAILACRMADRIAAVAPVAGAFYITGEPCRPSRPIAVLEVHGTGDTVVPYDGDGTKDEPAIRTWVHDWAVRDGCRLSPRRQTIGDDVSSFSYRGCSVPDKPVGSQHHPIDTSADVLHLAVTDGGHTWPGSDSSSGPGYVTQTFSATEVSWQFFADHPLPNRR, encoded by the coding sequence ATGTCGCACACTCCCAGCCTGACCCGACCCGTCCGCCGATTGCTCGGCCTGATCGGCACCGCCGTCGTGATCACCGCCGTCTCCGCGATGCCGCCGGTGGCCGCAACCCCGACCGATCATGAGAGCCCGGTAACGCGGCATTCCAGCACCGGCTGCGGCCGAGAACCCGGACAACAACCGGGATCAAGTTCCCTGCAGCCGCTGCGGAGCGGCGGACTCGACCGCAGCTACCAGCTGCACGTGCCCGACGACTACTCGCCCGACCGCAGCTATCCGTTGATCATGGTCTTCCACGGTCGCGGCAAGACCGGGGCCCAGACCGAGCAGTTCACCGGCTTCGACCGACAGCCGGCGATCCTGGTCTACCCCAACGGTGTGATCGGCGAGGAGGACAAACAGGCCTGGCAGGGCGCCCCGTATGCCCGACAGGGCGTCGACGACGTCGCGTTCACCGCCGACCTGATGGACCAGGTGGAGTCGGACTATTGCATCGACCTGGATCGGGTCTTTGCCGCCGGCAAGTCCAACGGTGCCGGCTTCACCGCGATCCTGGCCTGCCGGATGGCCGATCGGATCGCGGCCGTCGCCCCGGTCGCCGGAGCGTTCTACATCACCGGCGAGCCGTGCCGTCCGAGCCGACCGATCGCGGTCCTGGAAGTGCACGGGACGGGCGACACCGTGGTGCCCTACGACGGTGACGGCACCAAGGACGAACCCGCGATCCGCACCTGGGTGCACGACTGGGCGGTCCGGGACGGCTGCCGACTTTCGCCTCGTCGGCAGACGATCGGCGACGACGTCAGCTCCTTCAGTTACCGCGGCTGTTCGGTGCCCGACAAGCCCGTCGGTTCGCAGCACCATCCGATCGACACCAGCGCCGACGTGCTGCATCTGGCCGTGACCGACGGCGGCCACACCTGGCCCGGCTCGGACTCCTCCTCCGGCCCCGGCTACGTGACCCAGACCTTTTCCGCCACCGAGGTGAGCTGGCAGTTCTTCGCCGATCACCCGTTGCCGAACCGCCGATGA
- a CDS encoding creatininase family protein — protein sequence MGFPELATMTTVEATTAVAAAPLVVLPVGAQEQHGPGMAMCTDTVRAEGVASRVVEGLAGRAVLAPALPYGVSPHHVAFAGTMSLTAATFQTMINELIDSLYDAGWRKILIITGHGGNAPALSVVAQDQLQLHPELWLAWSPITALAKPEIAQLDVTSVHGHSGQAETAQMQFLAPELVRDAELQPGTTEVSQLTGRARLSRSTLGPKLAVGFDSYHQGVLGDPRQVTAEDGKLIIDAVVDKITRFAQEMIMGD from the coding sequence ATGGGCTTCCCGGAGCTGGCGACGATGACCACCGTCGAGGCGACCACAGCCGTGGCGGCCGCACCGTTGGTGGTGTTGCCGGTCGGCGCGCAGGAGCAACACGGCCCCGGGATGGCGATGTGCACCGACACCGTCCGGGCCGAGGGCGTGGCCAGCAGGGTGGTCGAGGGACTGGCCGGGCGGGCGGTGCTGGCGCCGGCGCTGCCGTACGGCGTCTCACCGCACCACGTGGCCTTCGCGGGCACCATGAGTCTGACCGCGGCGACCTTCCAGACCATGATCAACGAACTGATCGACAGCCTGTACGACGCCGGCTGGCGCAAGATCCTGATCATCACCGGGCACGGCGGCAACGCACCCGCACTCTCGGTCGTCGCTCAAGATCAACTTCAGCTGCACCCCGAGCTGTGGCTGGCCTGGTCGCCGATCACGGCGCTGGCCAAGCCGGAGATCGCGCAACTCGACGTCACGTCGGTGCACGGCCACTCGGGCCAGGCCGAAACGGCCCAGATGCAGTTCCTCGCACCCGAGCTGGTCCGCGACGCGGAACTGCAGCCGGGTACCACCGAGGTGTCCCAGTTGACCGGCCGCGCTCGGCTGTCCCGCTCCACCCTCGGGCCGAAGCTGGCCGTCGGCTTCGACTCCTACCACCAAGGCGTGCTGGGCGATCCCCGGCAGGTCACCGCCGAGGACGGCAAGTTGATCATCGATGCCGTCGTCGACAAGATCACCCGATTCGCCCAGGAAATGATCATGGGCGACTGA